A part of Vicinamibacteria bacterium genomic DNA contains:
- a CDS encoding rhodanese-like domain-containing protein has product MEADEARRFLAEHKEQEFTLLDVRQPGEYEQAHLPGAVLVPLPNLPSRLEELDRDKPLVVYUAVGGRSRAAAQLLSGRGFKEVYNLAGGIKAWQGEVARGPVEANLGLISGKETPAEMLTIIFGMEETMRVFYERLSQAVTNPDAARLFQELSELEVDHKRAIYDLYRAHGGEVATMESLEEQASREVMEGGLNPDEILESIQPRTSTVEDILSYAMMLETQALDLFLRFGQHSADDSTSSVLLELADQEKSHLKMLGELMERQVGSA; this is encoded by the coding sequence ATGGAAGCGGACGAGGCTCGCCGTTTCCTGGCGGAGCACAAGGAGCAGGAGTTCACTTTGCTCGACGTCCGTCAGCCGGGCGAGTACGAACAGGCTCATCTCCCGGGAGCCGTACTCGTTCCTCTCCCGAATCTGCCGAGCCGGCTAGAAGAGCTCGACCGCGACAAGCCGCTCGTGGTCTACTGAGCCGTGGGTGGGCGCAGCCGGGCTGCTGCGCAACTGCTCTCGGGGCGAGGGTTCAAAGAGGTCTATAACCTCGCGGGCGGCATCAAGGCCTGGCAGGGCGAGGTTGCTCGGGGACCGGTCGAGGCCAACCTCGGGCTCATCTCCGGCAAGGAGACGCCCGCCGAGATGCTGACGATCATCTTCGGCATGGAAGAAACGATGCGGGTGTTCTATGAGCGATTGAGCCAGGCGGTCACGAACCCCGATGCGGCTCGGCTGTTCCAGGAGCTTTCCGAGCTCGAGGTCGATCACAAACGAGCGATCTACGACCTGTACCGGGCGCATGGCGGCGAGGTCGCCACGATGGAGAGCCTGGAAGAACAGGCTTCACGCGAGGTGATGGAAGGCGGCCTCAACCCGGATGAGATCCTGGAATCCATCCAGCCCAGAACGAGCACCGTCGAGGACATCTTGAGCTACGCGATGATGCTCGAGACCCAGGCGCTCGATCTCTTTCTGCGTTTTGGCCAGCACAGCGCGGACGATTCCACGTCGAGTGTTCTCCTCGAGCTCGCCGATCAGGAAAAAAGCCATCTGAAAATGCTGGGCGAGCTCATGGAGAGGCAAGTCGGGAGTGCCTGA